In the Helianthus annuus cultivar XRQ/B chromosome 11, HanXRQr2.0-SUNRISE, whole genome shotgun sequence genome, one interval contains:
- the LOC110888079 gene encoding uncharacterized protein LOC110888079 — translation MDQYQSQDWVQSLHQFEHIIATNSESLQVESIIKLSRLSNRIPVSILVSTVPILVDLLDTSTANSVLKASVYCLKCISCQGDGKLAVTIGQSRAIHRILCLLPQSELALQRVLLKCIRNIVAFDGPNRVNLVRIGGLKVVVDMLNSDTCPDDSLRRLLLDILSALALLREVRRSVFNLRAVGLLVEACKVGKMVSRARAGQAIGLLGLVKRARRELVNSGAIEALVDLLRNGDVSTRLVAGNALGVISSHVDYIRPVAEHGVIPLYAELLREQEPLGKEIAEDVFCILAVTDDNAVAIVEHLVTIMRGNDNESVGAAADVVWDLSSYKHVLPVFHSFGVISLLVELLRRSDDSNVKEKVCGAIGQLSYNDAERVVIADLGGISVLISMLEDESEEVKDNAAQALVCLYEDPLLCDRMSGALSHPVFLRVRERMVQTRAAELRLAESVRQMTVDELTWNPALG, via the coding sequence ATGGATCAATATCAATCACAAGACTGGGTGCAATCACTCCACCAATTTGAACACATTATTGCAACCAATAGCGAGTCATTACAAGTAGAATCAATAATAAAACTATCCCGCCTGTCGAACCGCATTCCGGTGAGCATATTAGTATCCACTGTCCCAATCCTAGTAGACCTTCTTGACACATCCACAGCTAATTCAGTGTTAAAAGCCTCTGTCTATTGTTTAAAATGTATATCTTGTCAAGGAGATGGGAAACTCGCCGTAACGATAGGTCAATCCAGAGCCATTCATCGCATATTATGCTTGTTGCCCCAGTCGGAACTCGCTTTACAAAGAGTGCTTCTTAAATGTATTAGAAATATTGTAGCCTTTGACGGGCCTAATCGGGTTAATCTTGTAAGAATCGGTGGATTAAAAGTTGTTGTCGATATGTTGAATTCGGATACTTGCCCGGATGATAGTTTAAGACGTTTGTTACTAGATATTTTGAGCGCCCTTGCTCTTTTACGAGAAGTTAGGAGATCGGTTTTTAATCTCCGCGCGGTTGGTTTACTCGTCGAAGCGTGTAAAGTCGGGAAAATGGTTTCTCGGGCTCGGGCCGGTCAGGCGATCGGGTTGCTCGGGTTGGTTAAAAGAGCAAGGCGTGAGCTTGTTAACTCGGGTGCGATAGAAGCTCTTGTTGATTTGCTTCGAAACGGTGATGTTTCGACCAGATTAGTAGCGGGGAATGCGTTAGGGGTAATATCGTCACATGTTGATTATATTCGGCCCGTTGCGGAACATGGGGTTATTCCGTTATATGCTGAGCTTCTTCGGGAACAAGAGCCGTTGGGTAAAGAGATTGCCGAGGATGTTTTTTGTATTTTAGCTGTTACCGATGATAATGCTGTTGCAATCGTTGAACATTTGGTGACGATTATGCGAGGTAATGATAACGAAAGTGTAGGCGCAGCTGCTGATGTCGTGTGGGACCTATCAAGTTATAAACACGTATTACCGGTTTTTCATAGCTTTGGTGTGATATCTCTTTTGGTCGAGCTTTTGAGAAGGAGTGATGATAGTAACGTTAAGGAAAAAGTTTGCGGGGCAATCGGTCAGTTGAGTTACAACGACGCTGAACGGGTTGTGATCGCTGATTTGGGAGGAATTTCGGTTTTGATTAGCATGTTAGAAGATGAGTCGGAGGAAGTTAAAGATAATGCTGCTCAAGCGCTTGTTTGTTTATACGAGGACCCGTTGTTGTGTGATCGAATGTCAGGTGCGCTGAGTCATCCTGTGTTCCTGAGGGTGCGGGAGCGGATGGTGCAGACACGCGCTGCGGAGTTACGGCTGGCTGAATCGGTTAGACAGATGACTGTCGATGAGCTTACTTGGAATCCTGCTCTGgggtaa